In one Ignavibacteriales bacterium genomic region, the following are encoded:
- a CDS encoding glycosyltransferase, whose product MISNRDIIIFGDDWGRFPSTIQHIGKVLSKTNRILWIGSLGLRKPELKLKDLKRVFEKVSNLFERKNIESEKLPVIELHPFVLPFHDFEFVRKLNKKFIISSIRKKISELKFQNPILITSSPIIADLIGEFNESSAHYFCLDDYTLFDGAFKSLLILEKQLLGKVDSCFSISDVLMKSRIPKSGKSYFLPQGVESGHFTSASIEIPNEIKNLKKPVIGFFGLLAPWINIDLICKSACNYPEYTFLIIGKPATDISQFDEIKNLKFVGEIPYKELPAYAKVFDVGLIPFKVNELTIAANPIKLLEYLSMGIPVVSTDLPEAAKFKDYIFIAKDDKEFINQIQTAVLDNQPIRNKARMIEAEKYSWQSITENISKSILEIEKAKKILAKEVR is encoded by the coding sequence ATGATTTCAAATCGCGATATAATTATTTTTGGAGATGACTGGGGCAGGTTTCCATCAACTATCCAACATATTGGAAAGGTCTTATCAAAAACTAATAGAATTCTATGGATAGGTTCGCTTGGACTAAGAAAACCAGAACTCAAATTAAAAGATTTGAAAAGAGTATTTGAAAAGGTTTCAAATCTATTTGAAAGAAAAAATATTGAATCAGAAAAATTACCAGTCATAGAACTTCATCCGTTTGTACTTCCTTTTCACGATTTTGAGTTTGTTAGAAAGCTGAATAAAAAATTTATTATCAGCTCGATTAGAAAAAAAATTAGTGAGTTGAAATTTCAAAACCCAATTCTGATTACTTCTTCTCCAATTATTGCCGATTTGATTGGTGAATTTAACGAATCATCCGCACATTACTTTTGTCTTGATGATTATACTCTTTTTGATGGAGCATTTAAGTCTCTTTTAATTCTTGAAAAGCAATTGCTTGGAAAAGTCGATAGCTGTTTTTCAATCTCAGACGTTCTTATGAAAAGCAGAATACCTAAATCTGGAAAAAGCTATTTCCTTCCACAAGGTGTGGAGTCCGGGCATTTTACAAGTGCAAGTATTGAAATTCCAAATGAAATAAAAAATTTAAAGAAACCGGTTATAGGATTTTTTGGTTTGCTTGCTCCATGGATTAATATCGATCTGATTTGCAAGTCCGCCTGTAATTATCCTGAGTATACTTTTTTAATAATTGGAAAGCCGGCAACTGATATCTCTCAATTTGATGAAATAAAAAATCTAAAATTTGTAGGAGAAATTCCTTATAAAGAACTTCCAGCGTATGCAAAAGTTTTTGATGTTGGATTAATTCCTTTTAAAGTAAACGAACTTACAATTGCTGCCAATCCAATTAAGCTACTGGAGTATTTATCAATGGGAATTCCAGTTGTATCTACAGACCTTCCGGAAGCAGCAAAGTTTAAAGATTATATTTTTATTGCAAAAGATGACAAGGAATTTATAAATCAGATCCAGACTGCTGTTTTAGATAACCAGCCTATAAGAAATAAAGCAAGAATGATAGAAGCGGAAAAATATTCCTGGCAATCGATTACAGAAAATATTTCTAAAAGTATTTTGGAAATTGAAAAGGCAAAGAAGATTCTGGCAAAAGAGGTGAGATGA
- the wecB gene encoding UDP-N-acetylglucosamine 2-epimerase (non-hydrolyzing) produces the protein MKKIMVLFGTRPEAIKLAPVIKALKKEKGFKTLVCSTGQHREMLRQVLDIFKIKIDADLDLMKPNQDLFDITVYSVARLKEVLAKYKPDLLIVQGDTSTAFVSALSAFYKKIKIGHVEAGLRSYNIYSPYPEEANRRFISVITNYHWTPTIDSKKCLLSEGIPPKDVYVTGNTVIDALNEVKDLLSKPVHSKKIEQSLQENLPEDFFKKKFVLITMHRREKFGEEFNNSLVAIKELSEKHTELNFVYPVHLNPNVKGPVHFILSKSTNIYLIPPQDYLNFIYLMSKCYFIMSDSGGVQEECFVFRKPIIVMRDVTERNEAIKAGYAFLVGSNPTKIKRQFESINKKLSDGFNYFRTKNPFGDGKASERIVKIIKKDFVE, from the coding sequence ATGAAAAAAATAATGGTTCTCTTTGGTACTCGTCCGGAAGCAATTAAACTGGCTCCGGTAATTAAAGCGCTTAAAAAAGAAAAAGGATTTAAAACTTTAGTCTGTTCAACCGGACAGCATCGCGAAATGCTCCGCCAGGTTTTAGATATTTTTAAAATAAAGATTGATGCCGACCTCGATTTAATGAAACCTAATCAGGATCTATTTGATATTACGGTTTACTCAGTGGCAAGACTGAAGGAAGTTTTGGCAAAGTATAAACCTGATCTTTTAATCGTGCAGGGAGATACTTCCACGGCATTTGTTTCTGCTCTTTCAGCTTTCTATAAAAAAATAAAGATTGGACATGTTGAAGCAGGTTTGCGTAGTTATAATATTTACAGTCCTTATCCGGAAGAAGCAAACAGAAGATTCATTTCAGTTATTACAAATTACCACTGGACGCCAACAATTGATTCCAAGAAATGTTTGTTATCGGAAGGAATTCCACCAAAGGATGTTTATGTTACCGGAAACACTGTTATTGATGCTTTGAATGAAGTAAAAGATTTACTAAGTAAACCGGTTCATTCCAAAAAGATTGAACAATCATTGCAGGAAAATCTTCCTGAAGATTTCTTTAAGAAAAAATTTGTTTTAATTACAATGCACCGGCGTGAAAAATTTGGAGAAGAATTTAATAACTCTCTTGTTGCAATTAAAGAACTTTCAGAAAAACATACTGAATTGAATTTCGTTTATCCTGTTCACTTAAACCCGAATGTAAAAGGTCCGGTTCATTTCATATTATCTAAATCCACGAATATTTATCTTATTCCACCGCAGGATTATCTGAACTTCATCTACTTAATGAGCAAATGTTATTTCATAATGAGTGATTCCGGAGGAGTTCAGGAAGAATGTTTCGTTTTCCGTAAACCAATTATTGTTATGCGTGATGTTACTGAAAGGAATGAAGCAATTAAAGCGGGTTATGCTTTTTTGGTTGGCAGCAATCCAACAAAAATTAAAAGACAATTTGAATCGATAAATAAAAAACTCTCCGATGGTTTCAACTACTTCAGAACTAAAAATCCCTTCGGTGATGGAAAAGCATCTGAAAGGATTGTGAAAATAATAAAGAAGGATTTTGTAGAATAA